Part of the Oncorhynchus gorbuscha isolate QuinsamMale2020 ecotype Even-year unplaced genomic scaffold, OgorEven_v1.0 Un_scaffold_383, whole genome shotgun sequence genome, CTGCATAACGTtcacagattgtgtgtgtgtgtgtgtgtgtgtgtgtgtgtgtgtgtgtgtgtgtgtgtgtgtgtgtgtgtgtgtgtgtgtgtgtgtgtgtgtgtgtgtgtgtgtgtgtgtgcgccagtgtgtgtgcctgtgtgtgtgtgcctgtgtgtgtgtgcctgtgtgtgggtgcctgtgtgtgtgtgtgcctgtgtgtgtgtgccaatgtgtgtgtgccagtgtgtgtgcacctgtgggtgtgccagtgtgcctgtgtgtttgtgtgtgtgcctgtgtgtgtgtgtgtgtgtgtgcctgtgtgtgtgcgctctgTCTTTTTCCCAATACTGAAGCTACCTCGTCTTGACCCAGTCGATGCAGACAAGCTGCCGTTACAAGCTGCCGTTACAAGCTGCCGTTACAAGCTGCCGTTACAAGCTGCCGTTACAAGCTGCCGTTACAAGCTGCCGTTACAAGCTGCCGTTACAAGCTGCCGTTACAAGCTGCCGTTAAACAATGTATCACGTGACCAACCAATGACGTCCTGGATTCTgagttctgttcttctctgtccGGCACTCCGCCTACTACACTGAATTAAAGGATGTTAGAAACTGTCCATCTGGCTGTTAGACCACACTAGCCCGGGCGGCATTCAGGTCCTAAATGCCATACTTGAAAATTCAACATTTTACTGGCGGCCTAGTTTGTCATATTTTCAAGCCCAAACTGAAAGCCTTGGCTAGCAGGTTAGCTTAATTTCTTACAATTGATCATGTTttccttcctgttcctctgtgttcctttctgttcttctgtgttccttcctgttcctctgtgttcctttctgttcttctgtgttccttcctgttcctctgtgttcctttctgttcttctgtgttccttcctgttcctctgtgttccttcctgttcctctgtgttccttcctgttcctctgtgttccttcctgttcctctgtgttccttcctgttcctctgtgttcctctgtgttccttcctgttcctctgtgttccttcctgttcctctgtgttccttcctgttcctctgtgttccttcctgttcctctgtgttccttcctgttcctctgtgttccttcctgttcctctgtgttcctctgtgtcccttcctgttcctctgtgtcccttcctgtcccttcctgttcctctgtgtcccttcctgttcctctgtgtcccttcctgttcctctgtgtcccttcctgttcctctgttccttcctgttcctctgtgttccttcctgttcttctgtgttcctctgtgtcccttcctgttcctctgtgttccttcctgttcctctgtgttccttcctgttcctgtatattccttcctgttcctctgtgttccttcctgttcctctgtgttccttcctgttccttcctgttcctctatgttccttCCTGTCCTCCAGACCAGACACCAGCGTGGTGATACTCACCACTTGACCGTGGAGGAGATTCTAGATGAGACCAAACTACTGGACATCggcatgaaacagaaacaatggcTGATGACTGAGGTGTGTGTTGGTGCTTGACCTTTCACCTTTTCAATAAGATGGTGTGTGTTGGGGCGTTCACATGTTATCAGAGTTATCGGGAGGTGCGAGTGGGAAACGGAGTGTGTTGGTGCTTGACCTTTCACCTTTTCAATAGATGACGCCAAATCTGTTTTTTGACCATTGCAAACTTATCAATGTGAATAATGTAGATCGTTTGACAATATTATCAAGGTTAAGCTAACTAGCTTTTATTATTAGCAACGTTTAGCTAGCTGGAATCCTATTGGTTGAAGAATTGGTCCGATTTCAAAAGCATGTGAACAGTAACGTTTGAGTTCCCACCTCCCACAAGTACCTGCTGCcccgagagtgagagagagagattaatgattaatgataTGGATCAATTGTTAAATCTTTAAAACCACCTCCCCTCATATTTTCTaaaaacacctctctctcttttatttaccTCCTTCCCACCCTTCTCTTCCTCGGGCCAAACAGACTAGTGTTTTGAGACCCATGTAAATAAAGTTGCAATAAATGTTTGACTCAGTCTCTGTCCCGTCCCCCAGGCGCTGGCCAGTAACCCTAAGATAGAGGTGAGGGATGGGAAATATGCCTTCAAGCCCAAATATCACCTGAAGGACAAGAAAGCCCTGCTCAGACTGTTGGATAAACATGACCAGCTGGGACTGGGAGGATTACTGCTAGATGATGTGGAGGAGGGGCTACCTAACTCTGCCAAGGcactgaaggtgtgtgtgtgtgtgtgtgtgtgtgtgtgtgtgtgtgtgtgtgtgtgtgtgtgtgtgtgtgtgtgtgtgtgtgtgtgtgtgtgtgtgtgtgtgtgtgtgtgtgtgtgtgtgtgtgtgtgtgtgtgttaatgagtcAGACATATTAACGGCCTCTGTTCCTCCCTAGGTTTTGGGAGACCAGATCATCTTTGTGACAAGACCAGACAAGAAGAAGATTCTGTTCTATAATGATAAACACTGCCAGTTTACAGTTGACGAAGGTGAGAGCGTTGGTGGAGTTTCTCTACCTTAATTATTTTTTGGGGCCCTCCTTGGTAGATGAGTGGGAGCATTGGTATGGTGTCTCTTTGCTTAGTTCTCTGTAGAAGGTGAGCATATAATGTTAATTAGAACTAGAGTGTTGGTATGGTCTCTCCCTTAATTTAGTTTGCAGTGGttgaagatcaaatcaaatgtatttatatagcccttcgtacatcagctgatatctcaaagtgctgtacagaaacccagcctaaaccccaaacagcaagcaatgcaggtgtagaagcacgatgagAGTATCTATATAATTTCTCCCCATTTAAATATCTGTTGAAAAGCTGAGCATTGTTAGGGTTTCTCCCATGTCGTCCAATGCAGAATGTGAAAGTGTTGGTACAATTTCTCCCTTAATTATCAGTTTGCAGTAGATTCAGATAAGAGCGTTGATAAGGTCTCTCTTCCTTATTTCAGTTAAAGGAGCTTTATTGACATTAAATACATTCTGTAAATATtgccaaagtaaaaaaaaaaaatatatatatgttttataagTCTAAAGAAGTAATGTCTAAAGTACAACTGCATAAAGCCACTTAGTTCTCTGTAGAAGGTGTGAGCACTGGTCTGGTTTCTCTCCCTTTGCACTGGTCTGGTTTCTCTTTCACGTAATGACTTCAATGGCTCCACCCAGTGGTCAGattctttaattattttttttactatgaCGTCATTTAGAAGTGTAGAACTTTCAGTTCATCAATACAGGATGTTAACTGAGTTTATTTTGTTTTACttgtatgttttgatttgtttacttgtatgtattgatttgtttacttgtatgtattgatttgtttacttgtatgttttgatttttaaaaccttgtatgtattgatttgtttacttgtatgtattgatttgtttacttgtatgtattgatttgtttacttgtatgtattgatttgtttacttgtatgttttgatttgtttacttgtatgttttgatttgtttacttgtatgtattgatttgtttacttgtatgtattgatttgtttacttgtatgtattgatttgtttacttgtatgttttgatttgtttacttgtatgttttgatttttaaaaccttgtatgttttgatttttaaaaccttgtatgtattgatttgtttacttgtatgtattgatttgtttacttgtatgtattgatttgtttacttgtatgtattgatttgtttacttgtatgtattgatttgtttacttgaatgtattgatttgtttacttgtatgttttgatttgtttacttgtatgtattgatttgtttactTGTATGTATTGTGTACCTCATGTCAGCTTTTATCTGCCAAGTACGACCTACTTGTAGAAATGTAATAAACTACTACTGCTATTGTCCTACCTGAGCTAATGGtatcctgtctgtgtttcctggTCTATCGTCCCAGAGTTCACCAAGCTGTGGAGGAGTATCCCAGTGGACTCTATGGATGAAGAGAAGATAGAGGACTATCTCAAGAGGCAGGGCATCTCCTCCATGCAGGAGACTGGACCCAAGAAAGTTGTGAGTTTCTCGCTCTGTCcctacctctttctctgcctctccacatctctctctacctcttttctctttctgtctgtatttCTGTCACAGGCCGGGGTAATTCCAGTCCTcggggggcctgattggtgttacACTTTtgtcccagctaacacacctaaCCCCAGTAATCAAtgaatcatgatcttcagtttagaatgcagtTAGTTTAAATCAGCTGAGTTCTGCGAGGGACTGGGGGGGGGACCAATCAGTTCTGCTAGGGAATGGGGGGGGGCAACCAATCAGTTTTGCGAGGGACTGGGGGGGACCAATCAGTTCTGCTAGGGAATGGGGGGGCAACCAATCAGTTCTGCTAGGGAATGGGGGGCAACCAATCAGTTCTGCTAGGGAGTGGGGGGCAACCAATCAGTTCTGCTAGGGAATGGGGGGCAACCAATCAGTTCTGCTAGGGAGTGGGGGGGCAACCAATCAGTTCTGCTAGGGAATGGGGGGCAACCAATCAGTTCTGCTAGGGACTGGGGGACCAATCAAGCCCCCCctgaggactggaattgccccgGTCTGTCACATTGCTGGGACAAAAAACAAAAATGATCTTGACACCCAAACAGAACATAGAGTGGACATTTGACATGtggataataatgataatgatcctttactagaggaaggtgatgtttgtcatgtggataataatgatcctttactagaggaaggtgatgtttgacatgtggttaataatgataatgatcctttactagaggaaggtgatgtttgtcatgtggttaataatgataatgatcctttactagaggaaggtgatgtttgtcatgtggttaataatgataatgatcctttactagaggaaggtgatgtttgtcatgtggttaataatgatcctttactagaggaaggtgatgtttgtcatgtggttaataatgataaggatcctttactagaggaaggtgatgtttgtcatgtggttaataatgataaggatcctttactagaggaaggtgatgtttgtcatgtggttaataatgatcctttactagaggaaggtgatgtttgtcatgtggttaataatgataatgatcctttactagaggaaggtgatgtttgtcatgtggttaataatgataaggatcctttactagaggaaggtgatgtttgtcatgtggttaataatgataatgatcctttactagaggaaggtgatgtttgtcatgtggttaataatgataatgatcctttactagaggaaggtgatgtttgtcatgtggttaataatgataaggatcctttactagaggaaggtgatgtttgtcatgtggttaataatgataatgatcctttactagaggaaggtgatgtttgtcatgtggttaataatgatcctttactagaggaaggtgatgtttgtcatgtggttaataatgataatgatcctttactagaagaaggtgatgtttgtcatgtggttaataatgatcctttactagaggaaggtgatgtttgacatgtggttaataatgataaggatcctttactagaggaaggtgatgtttgtcatgtggttaataatgataatgatcctttactagaggaaggtgatgtttgtcatgtggttaataatgatcctttactagaggaaggtgatgtttgtcatgtggttaataaataatgatcctttactagaggaaggtgatgtttgtcatgtggttaataatgatcctttactagaggaaggtgatgtttgtcatgtggttaataatgataatgatcctttactagaggaaggtgatgtttgtcatgtggttaataatgatcctttactagaggaaggtgatgtttgtcatgtggttaataatgatcctttactagaggaaggtgatgtttgtcatgtggttaataatgatcctttactagaggaaggtgatgtttgtcatgtggttaataatgatcctttactagaggaaggtgatgtttgtcatgtggttaataatgataaggatcctttactagaggaaggtgatgtttgtcatgtggttaataaggatcctttactagaggaaggtgatgtttgtcatgtggttaataatgatcctttactagaggaaggtgatgtttgacatgtggttaataatgataaggatcctttactagaggaaggtgatgtttgtcatgtggttaataatgatcctttactagaggaaggtgatgtttgtcatgtggttaataatgatcctttactagaggaaggtgatgtttgacatgtggttaataatgataaggatcctttactagaggaaggtgatgtttgtcatgtggttaataatgataatgatcctttactagaggaaggtgatgtttgtcatgtggttaataatgatcctttactagaggaaggtgatgtttgtcatgtggttaataatgataaggatcctttactagaggaaggtgatgtttgtcatgtggttaataatgatcctttactagaggaaggtgatgtttgtcatgtggttaataatgataatgatcctttactagaggaaggtgatgtttgtcatgtggttaataatgataatgatcctttactagaggaaggtgatgtttgtcatgtggttaataatgatcctttactagaggaaggtgatgtttgacatgtggttaataatgataatgatcctttactagaggaaggtgatgtttgtcatgtggtta contains:
- the LOC124018044 gene encoding general transcription factor IIE subunit 2-like, with the translated sequence MDPALLRERELFKKRALSQPTVEKRPAASESGGSKKKKSKADKEASGSKHGADTSNGNFNLKALTGSSGYKFGCLAKIVNYMKTRHQRGDTHHLTVEEILDETKLLDIGMKQKQWLMTEALASNPKIEVRDGKYAFKPKYHLKDKKALLRLLDKHDQLGLGGLLLDDVEEGLPNSAKALKVLGDQIIFVTRPDKKKILFYNDKHCQFTVDEEFTKLWRSIPVDSMDEEKIEDYLKRQGISSMQETGPKKVLPIKRKKPGGQKKRRFKTHNDHLAGVLEDYSEGVPAKK